GATGCAACAACCCGCATCCTGTCTTATTGGAATTTGCCCAATGTGCAAAGAGCTAGCATTTGTGAAACCGGGCGTCCCTTTCATCTCACGGGAACTAACGTCTTCACCGCTGTTTATGCTCAATCTAAGCGTGCCGACGTACGGTTGACGCAGCAACGCAACGACGTCACAGTGAAAATGATGTGACGAAGAGTAGCAAACTTATGCAGGTACAGCTTCTTAGTCGTGACTTACATGAAGCTTTTCATCGATTTCTTTACAACTTCAAATCGTTTGACGAGAACTAACACCGAGAAGATCCACGACCATAGCAATGACGCGCAACATCTGCATCTCGGGAGGCGATGGCCATACCGGATTCCTCATCGCCGAGCTCATTCTCGACAACAGCTACTTCAAGAGCAAGGTGGATTCGGTGAGCGTGCTGTGTCTTCACCCCAGTGGAGCTAGGGCTAAGGAGCTGATGCAGCTTGGTAAGTAGACCCTCTGATAATGTGTAGTTGAAAACATGACGCTGACTACATGCTTCAGGTGCCAAAGTTATCCCGCACAAGCCTGGCCGAGAGCGCGAAATGGTCAAGACGCTCAAGGGTTCTGGCTGCGACACTGTCTGCCTGATTCCTCCTGCGCACAAGGACAAATTTGACATCACTGCTGAGCTCATCAGTGCCACCAAGAAGGCAGACATCGCAAATGttctcttcatctcgacCGCTGGGTGCGACGTCGCCGAGCGTGATAAACAGCCCCATCTGCGCCAGTTCATTGATCTCGAGTGCCTGGTCATGGCTACAAAGGGTGATGGTAGTACTTCAACTGGTCACTCGCCCTGTATCATCCGTGCCGGCTTCTATGCTGAGGTAGGTTCCAGTGCCACTTGCTGCCTATTACAAGCTTTAGGCTGATCATTTCGTAGAACTTGCTGCTTTATGCTCCCCAAGCTCAGAAGGAAGGCATCCTCCCTCTTCCGGTCGGTCAGTCGCACCTCATGGCCCCGGTTGCTCTAGGAGACATCTCTCAGCTCGCAGCCCACGTTCTTACCGGAAAAGGCAAGACTGGCTTCGATGATCGTCATCGTGGTCAGCTCATGGTTTGCACTGGCCCGAAGCTCTGCACTGGCTCCCAAATCGCAGAAGCTGCGTCCAAAGTGCTCGGCAGCTCCATGGAGTTCGAGGACATCAGCGAGGCTGAAGCCAAGAAGGTGCTGAAGGCGCAGAGTGACTCTGATCCCAGCGAGCTGCAGTACCTCCTGGAGTACTATAGTCTGGTTCGCGAGGGCAAGACCAATTACATTTCCACTACTGCCTTCGTCAACGTCACGGGCACTCATCCCCAAGAGCCTGAGGACTTCTTCAAGACATACGAGGAGAGCTTCATGCGCAAGGGCGGTGGCGAGGACGGGCATGCGGGCAAGAAAAGGAAGGGCTAAGTGAAGGCGATATCGAACGGCGCGCGCGTGTATAGGCACCAGTTTGAGCAGTGATATGCTTCAggtgtcgtcgtcgtcgtttTGCCCGTACATCAAGTCAAGAAACGAACAAAACTGAAACACATTGTAGTAGTCATACAGTAGTATGCTTCAGTAACACatttcttcttcttatgaTAATCGTATTTGCATTATTGTTGAGCAACGACAAGTCAACCTCATAGCCCCATGTGTTTCGGTCCGACCAATCGGCTATCTACCGCCGCGCTCCGCCACGATTCAACATCGCCACTCGGGCTTCTATTATTACCATTGGCTGAGCAGGTGATGAGAGCCTCCACGCGTCGGAAACACCTTGCTCCGATCAAGTTGGTCCGACTGTGGTCGCTTAGGACTAGACAACAACTTCCTTCTCTTGTTGATCCTTCTCTAAAGCCTTCGCCTCCGCCTCTTTGGTTGGCTTCTTACCGTGATCAGGCAGCCTCTTGAAAGGGATAAGGGCGGTCAATATAACTGAGAAGGCGGCAGCTGCTAATGAGAAGGTGAATACATCTTTGATACCCACCATGTAGGCGGCAATTACTGCAGTTAAATCGTCGCCACTGAATACATCCTGCAGTTCGGAAGCTCCGGTTCCCAGAACAAGGGCAACATCAAGGTGGTTTGAGCCCGAGGTGAGGGTATGCAGCATGCGATTAGCGAAAAGGGACTGCGCGATGGCAACAAAGTAGGCACCGCTGAGGGTTTGGCACACTAGGGAAAATGTTAGTATGATTGCGAAAATACGAATGATGCTGGTCAATACTTACTGACCATGATTCCCGTAGCGCTGGCGACTTCGTCGGGTTTTGAGAAGCCCTGAACAGCCGTCATGGGGACCTGGTTACACAACCCGATTCCAAAACCAAAGAGTACCTCGGCGCCAATGTACTTGGCTTTGGGAGAGTCGACATCGAGGATATAGATGAGGGCCATACCGGCAGTCATGATCAAGGCACCGGCAAGCTCGAAGGGTTGTGTGTAGCGCGTCTTTCCGATAGCGCCACCGCTGACCATGGCTCCCAGAGCGAAAAAGGCGAGGAATGGGAGTGTATTGACACCACTTGTGACTGCGGATTGACCATGGACAGATTGGAAGTAGATGGGGAGGTAGAACATGACTTGGTAGAGCGCAGCGTAGGACCTAGACGTGGGATAGTTGGTAAGCCATTGTAGAAAATGACTGACATCAGATAATGACTTACACGAGGCAGAAAACGATATTACTCCATGTCGTACGCTGTTTCAGGATGCTCAAAGGAGCCATGGCGCGTGCTCCTTGCAGCCATTGGACAACGAAGAACCCAATTGTGAGCAGGATCCAGAGAACAAGAGTGGCAATTACAGAGCCGTCGTTCCAGGTTTTGGTCTGACCACCCCATTGAAGCGCGAGAGTCAAACAGACGAGAGATACGAGTAGCAGGCAGAAGCCCGGGATATCGAGGTTGAGGATAATCTCTTTCCATGTAGCAGGAACGGGCTTGATGTGATCCGGTATGCGAAGGAACAGCAATAGCAGGACGACGATGGGACCACCAACGGGCAAGTTGATCCAGAAACACCATCTCCACGAAACGCCACTTGTGAATGCACCGCCGATGACTGGCCCAAGGATAGTGGACACCATGAAGACGGCCATCCAAAGGCCGATTAGAAGAGGATGGTTTCTAGGCGGAGCCACATAGTTGATGACGATGAGAGTGCCACCAAGAACACCAGAAGCTCCCCAACCTTGAAGGGCGCGGCCAAAAATGACGGCAATGCTATTCGGTGCGGCAGCAGCTACGATACTGCCTACCAAAAAGATGCCGACTGCGCTGAGATAGACCCATTTGACGTTGAGGTACTTGTACAGCTTGCCCCACAATGGCGAGGCAGCGGCGGCGAGAATAAATGTTGCGCTGCCATACCAGCCCACATCGTCGAGTTTGCGAAAGTCGTTGGTGATACCGGGGATTGCGGTTGCGATGATGCCAATCTCTAGAGAAACAAGAATGGTGCTCACGAAGATTGTGAACATGACAAGGCCCAGTCGGAGGCCAGTCAGATACTCGGGCTCCACTTTGTCCGTAGGTGAGGCTGTAGCGCTATCTGGATTTTCGGAGACGCTCTCAGCTGAATCGTGCTCGTCATGGCTAGACGCAGCTGGCCTTGGCGTGTCCATGTCGGCTTTGTTGTTGCTCTCGAAATCCGAACTGTCGGTCATTCTCGCTGTTGCTTTTCACAGTCGCACTTTGTCGAAACAGTGAGGTCGTAGATGGGTTGTTCGTTGCAACCGGAACGAGAATTCGTAATATAGGGAACATACAAGTTGTGCCAATTCTCGTGCTGACAAACAACTAGGAGATGGGTAGGAGAGACAAAGAACCCCTCCCGGTACAGTGAAGTAAAGGTAAACCCATGATCAGCACGGTCCACAGATCGTCTCAGGACGTACTCAAAAGAATGTAAAATTCCACCGCCGTGTGGTCTATTTCGTCACAATATCATTTATTCCTCCGCCGTACGATGGCAAGCACGGGCGAATCCCGAAGTAGCCTAGCGCCGGCGGACGAGCGTCAAGCCCTCCCTGATCGACCACCGCACCCCAGCTGCCAAGGTTGAATTCGACCGTTCACCCCACGCTTCGCACGGTCAAAATTAGCGTCTGACTGATACTTCTTATCCCATGCCCTCAGCACACTTCGCGGTGAGGTGAAGGTGTCTTATCAGAATCCTACCGATGTGAGAATATGAGAAGGGTCCGGGCCGTACCCTAAGTAGTCATCCACACCGACACTATTTGCTGACTGCACTACCCCCTCGTCCATGAATCCTAGGCTGCTGCAGCCATCCGATAATGGGAGTCAGACTCACGAAACTGTCTGAACTTCACGCAAGCTTATCCGCGTGATGATGATGCTAGAAGACATGGTGGAGTCTCTTGGGGGGCCTCAAGTAGTGTTCTTAAACGGTCGAGACCCAAGAGCGAAGTCAGTGCTCGAACATCTATAGCTACAATCAAATTCTCCTGCTACATGGTATTAGTTCACTTTTGAATCTCTTTGAAAAGACTGCTTTGCCGAGAAAGCAAGATGCCTTCTGCAACTACGTCGATCGACGTCCCCATTGCAGTCGTCGGCCTGGCATGCCGTTTTCCTGGCGATGCTAGCTCCCCTTCGAAGTTTTGGGATATGCTCAAGAATGGCAGAGGTGAGTAACTCGAGTGCCTAGCCCCATATGAAGTTTCAAACATGCATCAGTTACAGTGAACTCACAAGATTGTAGATGCATACTCGCCTACCTCAAGCAGATGGAACTCGGACGCTTTTTACCACCCATTCAATGGCAAACTGAATTCACTCCCTACTAAAGGTGGACACTTCCTCAAAGAAGATCCTTATGTCTTCGACGCATCCTTTTTCAATATCACAGCAGCGGAAGCCATCGCTCTAGACCCTAAGCAGCGGATGGCTTTGGAAGTGGCATATGAAGCATTCGAGAACGCCAACATGCCACTTCAACAGGTTTCGGGTACCCAGACAGCCTGTTATATGGGATCTGGCGCAAGTGACTATCGAGGAGCAGTCGAGCGAGACTTCTTAAATAATCCCAAATACCATCTTCTAGGAACTGGTGATGAGATGATCTCGAACCGTATCTCTCATTTCTTCAATATCCACGGTCCTAGTGCTACAGTTCAAACAGCTTGCTCATCGAGTCTCATGGCCACTCATTTGGCATGTCAAAGCTTGAAATCAGGGGAATCGGAGATGGCCGTCACCGGTGGCGTTAGCCTGATGCTCACTCCCGACTTCACGACACATCTCAACAACCTCACGTTCCTGAATCCTCAGGGTCGATCGAAAGCTTTTGACGAGAGTGCCGGCGGATACGGTCGCGGTGAGGGCTGTGGAATCATCATTTTGAAGCGCTTGGACAAGGCTATCCAAGATGGTGACAGCATTCGGGCCGTGATTCGTGCGACTGGTGCCAACTCAGATGGCTTTACACAAGGAAGTAAGTAAAGATGGCTCTATTCAACTGAAGGGAGTTATGTTGAAGCGGAATGCATGACTTGTATACTTTACAAGCTACTAATATTCTCACGCAGTCACAATGCCGTCCTTTGAAGCACAGGCAGCACTCATCAAATATGTGTACGAGTCCAACGGACTGGACTACAATTCGGCTCAATATGTTGAGGCACACGTGAGTCAGCCATGTGATATGCACAATGCTGACTATCGCTAATCATAACGTTAGGGCACTGGTACCAAGGTCGGCGATCCGATTGAGACAAGGGCGATATACAGCACCATTGGAAAGGGTTCGTCAAAATCACGGAAGCTTTACGTAGGAAGTGTCAAACCAAATGTAAGTGTAGAATGGTGTTGCGATTATCCTTCTCCACGCCACTAACTTATAATCAGATCGGCCATCTCGAATCAGCTGCTGGTGTATCTGGAATCATCAAAGGCATTCTCGCCATGGAGCATAACCTCATCCCACCAAACGTCCATTTCACCAAGGGTAACCCGAATATTCCTTTCGACGAGTGGAATGTCGCAGTGCCCTTAAAGCCGACACCTTGGCCTGTTTCCCAGACCAAGCGCATGAGTGTTAGCGGTTTCGGCATGGGCGGCACGAATGGCCATGCAGTTATTGAATCATTCAATTCGAGTCGCCTGGCAGATGTACCCGTAAAGCTTGGGGACTTTACCAAATTTCAGAAGGCTCGCAACAAGAAACGACTCTTTGTCTTCAGCAGTCACGACCAGGCCGGCTTTAAGCGCAATGCTGATGCTTTGGCCCATCATATAGATGATCTTGGTTCTGCATCATCAAGCTCCGAATTCCTGGCGAATTTGGCCCATACACTTTCAGGAGCCAAGTCCAGTCTGTCATGGCGGGCAACCTGTCTCACAGAGAACACCACCGAGCTTCGCGATTACCTATACACTAAACCAGGCGATAATGCTTCCCGAGAAGCCAGCAGTAGGCACACCGCCCCTCGGATTGGATTTGTTTTCACGGGCCAAGGTGCTCAGTGGGCTCGTATGGGTGTGGAAATGCTCGACCGCCAGGTGTTTAGGGATTCAGTTGAACAATCGGCAACTTACCTCCGAGATATGGGATGTCTCTGGGACCCTATTGCTGAGCTTGAAAAGGCCCAAGTCGACTCTCGCCTAAGCCACCCTGAGATCAGCCAACCCATATGCTCTGTGCTACAGATCGCCCTGGTCGATGAACTACAGTCGTGGGGGGTTGTACCATCCCGAGTAGTCGGCCATTCCAGTGGTGAGATCGCCGCAGCATACAGCATTGGAGCGCTGAGCCACCGAGATGCGATTGCCGCAGCTTATTTCAGAGGAATCGCTGCTACTAAGCTTCAAACAGACGCACCAGATCTCAAGGGTGGGATGATGGCTGTTGGCTGTTCGCGAGACGAGGCAGATGGTGTGATCGAGCAATCAAAGCTCAGTGGCACAGCTGTTGTGGCCTGTGTCAACTCGCCTTCTAGCGTCACACTATCTGGGGACATGGATGCCCTTGAGCAGCTCCGAGCTATATTCGATGAGCGCAAGGTTTTTGCTCGACGCTTGAAGGTTGAGATGGCGTACCACAGCCGGCACATGAATCGCGTGTTTGGTAGCTACTCTGCATCCATCGCCGACCTTGAGCCCATAACGCAGGACGACACCGACGAAGAAGGCGACGTAAAAATCCAGGCAATGATATCTAGCGTTACTGGCCAAGAAGTTGCTCCAGAACTTCTAGGACCATACTATTGGGTTCGCAACCTGGTTTCGCCTGTACTTTTTTCCGACGCGGTCAAAGAGCTCGTCAGCCCAGCTGATCAAGATGCAAACGACAATAGTATCAGCACTGTGGATTTGCTAATCGAAGTTGGTCCACACAGCGCTCTTAGCGGGCCTGTGGAGCAGATATTGGATCACTACGGCATCAAAAATGTGGGATACAAGTCAATGCTCATCCGAGGACGCAATGCATTGGACACTAGCCTTGAACTCGCATCGGAGTTGTACCTCGATGGTGTTCCTCTTGATATCTCCCAGGTCAATGGAGATCTGAAGGTCCGTCGACTAACAGACCTTCCTCCCTATCAGTGGAACCATTCAAAGATCTTTCGCCATGAGACCCGCATTCAGAGGGAGCTAATGACGCGCCAATTTCCGCCCAGAAGTCTTATCGGAGCTCAGGTACCGATGATGGATGAGAGCCAGCATGTCTGGCGCAACTTCCTGAGACTTTCTGACGAGCCTTGGCTTCGAGGTCATAAGATTGGCAGTACTGTATTGTTGCCTGCAGCTGGGTTGGTCAGTATGGCAATTGAAGCCGCACGGCAATTGGTGGAGCCAGGAAAGAAGGCTCGATCTCTCCGTTTTCGCGAGGTGTGCTTCTCCGCTGCCATGGCACTTTCTGAAGATGTGGCTACCGAGGTAATCTTGCACATGCGGCCGCATCTTCTTGCTACTTCAGGATCCACTCCGTCTTCATGGTGGGAGTTTACCATCTCCTCATGCGTTGGCACCAGCCAGTTGCGCGACAATTGTCAGGGTCTGGTCACCATAGACTATGCGGATACCACCAGTGAGCAGATGGCGAAGGAGGACGCCAACTTCGAAGAGTCTATAATCTCAGAATATCACCGTGTTCACAAGGAGTGCCCAGACACCTATTCCAAAGAAGATTTCTATGGACAATTCGAAAAGATTAGTTGGGAATACGGCGAGGCTTTCCAAGGCGCTGAAAATGTCCATCTTGGTGA
This sequence is a window from Pyrenophora tritici-repentis strain M4 chromosome 4, whole genome shotgun sequence. Protein-coding genes within it:
- a CDS encoding NAD-binding-10 domain containing protein → MTRNICISGGDGHTGFLIAELILDNSYFKSKVDSVSVLCLHPSGARAKELMQLGAKVIPHKPGREREMVKTLKGSGCDTVCLIPPAHKDKFDITAELISATKKADIANVLFISTAGCDVAERDKQPHLRQFIDLECLVMATKGDGSTSTGHSPCIIRAGFYAENLLLYAPQAQKEGILPLPVGQSHLMAPVALGDISQLAAHVLTGKGKTGFDDRHRGQLMVCTGPKLCTGSQIAEAASKVLGSSMEFEDISEAEAKKVLKAQSDSDPSELQYLLEYYSLVREGKTNYISTTAFVNVTGTHPQEPEDFFKTYEESFMRKGGGEDGHAGKKRKG
- a CDS encoding ProP, Permease major facilitator superfamily, which encodes MTDSSDFESNNKADMDTPRPAASSHDEHDSAESVSENPDSATASPTDKVEPEYLTGLRLGLVMFTIFVSTILVSLEIGIIATAIPGITNDFRKLDDVGWYGSATFILAAAASPLWGKLYKYLNVKWVYLSAVGIFLVGSIVAAAAPNSIAVIFGRALQGWGASGVLGGTLIVINYVAPPRNHPLLIGLWMAVFMVSTILGPVIGGAFTSGVSWRWCFWINLPVGGPIVVLLLLFLRIPDHIKPVPATWKEIILNLDIPGFCLLLVSLVCLTLALQWGGQTKTWNDGSVIATLVLWILLTIGFFVVQWLQGARAMAPLSILKQRTTWSNIVFCLVSYAALYQVMFYLPIYFQSVHGQSAVTSGVNTLPFLAFFALGAMVSGGAIGKTRYTQPFELAGALIMTAGMALIYILDVDSPKAKYIGAEVLFGFGIGLCNQVPMTAVQGFSKPDEVASATGIMVMCQTLSGAYFVAIAQSLFANRMLHTLTSGSNHLDVALVLGTGASELQDVFSGDDLTAVIAAYMVGIKDVFTFSLAAAAFSVILTALIPFKRLPDHGKKPTKEAEAKALEKDQQEKEVVV